The following are from one region of the Coccinella septempunctata chromosome 7, icCocSept1.1, whole genome shotgun sequence genome:
- the LOC123317936 gene encoding uncharacterized protein LOC123317936 isoform X7, with translation MLINHLQQIHSLSIKTSLFTFKNEEEFETWRALDNRNVDYVKRRDRKISDGQVVYYECNRSNFSGYTSQCSKRSMKTGGSIKISGFCPSRIRVKICNTGVDVKFVETHVGHDDLLRSKHLTKDQQEMIASKLAAGVTKERILEDARTITGNKLERINVLKRADLAYIIRKFNIEKRRHDDDMVATTLKVKEWNSQGKNYVFLFKQIGETYPGLKAEDFALGFMNDDMERKLKQFKRIICIDGTHGTNSRHYDLTIVLVKDENKIGFPVAFLLSNRLDQTIQNIFFDALKSKIGEPVDAEYIMTDDDIKYYNAWCQAMVTERKPRRLLCTWHVIKNWNIQGRNKLKNVDNKKEMKNRMRKILKETDVSTFHKMKDEYFKHLEEGQENEFLKYLKNYYFQSEERIMMWAHCHRVNVGINTNMAIESLNKVLKYNKMRGNQNLRVEKLLDTLEELVNEKMWKNIIDTERPSANQYQARVNREAHSKAENGLTDKVVCLETGEFRVPSESVSNKFYIVSYNELCDKDCTSLYCIKCKICIHRFRCQCAEFTIKTAMCKHIHAVALVAERSDSVLGVRTVNDDDEDNNLYICQPSTSRAAYEMDVQSVVGGSSQITNDPIDSTTKDI, from the exons ATGCTGATTAATCACTTACAGCAGATTCATTCTCTAAGTATCAAGACATCACTTTTTACTTTTaagaatgaagaagaatttgAGACTTGGAGAGCACTTGATAACAGAAATGTGGATTACGTAAAACGAAGAGATCGTAAAATCAGCGATGGACAGGTGGTATATTATGAATGCAATCGTAGTAATTTTTCAG GATATACTAGCCAATGTAGCAAACGCAGCATGAAAACTGGGGGAAGTATCAAAATCTCTGGTTTCTGCCCTTCTAGAATTCGTGTGAAGATATGTAATACAg GGGTGGATGTTAAATTTGTTGAAACACATGTTGGTCATGACGATCTACTGCGATCTAAACATTTGACAAAGGACCAGCAGGAAATGATTGCTAGTAAATTGGCAGCTGGAGTCACAAAAGAAAGAATTTTGGAAGATGCAAGAACTATAACCGGCAATAAGCTAGAAAGAATTAATGTGCTTAAAAGGGCAGATCTTGCTTATATTATAAGAAAATTCAACATAGAGAAGAGGAGACATGATGATGACATGGTTGCCACCACTTTAAAAGTGAAAGAGTGGAACAGTCaaggaaaaaattatgtttttttgttCAAGCAAATTG GAGAAACCTACCCAGGATTGAAGGCAGAAGACTTTGCTCTAGGATTCATGAACGATGATATGGAGAGAAAGCTCAAACAATTCAAAAGGATAATATGCATCGATGGAACCCATGGCACGAACTCAAGACATTATGATCTGACTATAGTTTTAGTCAAAGATGAGAATAAAATCGGTTTCCCGGTGGCTTTCTTATTATCGAATAGACTGGATCAAAccatccaaaatattttttttgatgcTTTGAAATCTAAGATTGGAGAGCCAGTGGACGCAGAATATATTATGACCGATGatgatataaaatattataatgcatggTGTCAG GCAATGGTAACTGAAAGAAAGCCAAGAAGGCTCCTCTGTACTTGGCATGTTATTAAGAATTGGAATATACAGGGGAGAAACAAGTTGAAGAATGTGGACAACAAAAAAGAGATGAAAAATAGAATGCGAAAAATTTTGAAGGAGACTGATGTATCAACATTCCACAAGATGAAAGACGAATATTTCAAGCATTTGGAAGAAGGAcaggaaaatgaatttttgaaatatttaaagaA ttattatttcCAAAGTGAAGAAAGAATCATGATGTGGGCTCACTGCCACAGAGTAAATGTTGGGATTAATACCAACATGGCTATAGAAAGCTTGAATAAAGTATTGAAGTACAATAAAATGAGGGGAAATCAGAATTTACG GGTAGAGAAATTACTGGACACTTTGGAGGAATTGGTAAATGAAAAGATGTGGAAAAACATTATTGACACTGAAAGACCTTCTGCCAATCAATACCAGGCCAGAGTTAACCGAGAAGCTCATTCGAAAGCAGAAAATGGACTGACCGATAAAGTAGTATGCTTAGAAACTGGTGAGTTTAGAGTACCATCGGAATCCGTGAGTAATAAATTTTATATTGTGTCATATAATGAGTTGTGTGATAAGGATTGCACATCTCTATATTGCATTAAGTGCAAAATATGCATCCATAGGTTTAGATGTCAATGTGCAGAGTTTACTATAAAAACTGCCATGTGTAAACATATACATGCAGTTGCTCTGGTCGCAGAGAGAAGCGATTCTGTTTTAGGTGTGAGAACtgtaaatgatgatgatgaggaCAACAACTTATATATATGTCAACCATCAACAAGTAGGGCTGCTTATGAAATGGATGTCCAGAGTGTCGTAGGTGGATCCAGTCAAATTACAAATGATCCAATAGATTCTACTACAAAAGAT ATCTAA
- the LOC123317936 gene encoding uncharacterized protein LOC123317936 isoform X5, whose product MLINHLQQIHSLSIKTSLFTFKNEEEFETWRALDNRNVDYVKRRDRKISDGQVVYYECNRSNFSGYTSQCSKRSMKTGGSIKISGFCPSRIRVKICNTGVDVKFVETHVGHDDLLRSKHLTKDQQEMIASKLAAGVTKERILEDARTITGNKLERINVLKRADLAYIIRKFNIEKRRHDDDMVATTLKVKEWNSQGKNYVFLFKQIGETYPGLKAEDFALGFMNDDMERKLKQFKRIICIDGTHGTNSRHYDLTIVLVKDENKIGFPVAFLLSNRLDQTIQNIFFDALKSKIGEPVDAEYIMTDDDIKYYNAWCQAMVTERKPRRLLCTWHVIKNWNIQGRNKLKNVDNKKEMKNRMRKILKETDVSTFHKMKDEYFKHLEEGQENEFLKYLKNYYFQSEERIMMWAHCHRVNVGINTNMAIESLNKVLKYNKMRGNQNLRVEKLLDTLEELVNEKMWKNIIDTERPSANQYQARVNREAHSKAENGLTDKVVCLETGEFRVPSESVSNKFYIVSYNELCDKDCTSLYCIKCKICIHRFRCQCAEFTIKTAMCKHIHAVALVAERSDSVLGVRTVNDDDEDNNLYICQPSTSRAAYEMDVQSVVGGSSQITNDPIDSTTKDFLLKYCMSFTQIY is encoded by the exons ATGCTGATTAATCACTTACAGCAGATTCATTCTCTAAGTATCAAGACATCACTTTTTACTTTTaagaatgaagaagaatttgAGACTTGGAGAGCACTTGATAACAGAAATGTGGATTACGTAAAACGAAGAGATCGTAAAATCAGCGATGGACAGGTGGTATATTATGAATGCAATCGTAGTAATTTTTCAG GATATACTAGCCAATGTAGCAAACGCAGCATGAAAACTGGGGGAAGTATCAAAATCTCTGGTTTCTGCCCTTCTAGAATTCGTGTGAAGATATGTAATACAg GGGTGGATGTTAAATTTGTTGAAACACATGTTGGTCATGACGATCTACTGCGATCTAAACATTTGACAAAGGACCAGCAGGAAATGATTGCTAGTAAATTGGCAGCTGGAGTCACAAAAGAAAGAATTTTGGAAGATGCAAGAACTATAACCGGCAATAAGCTAGAAAGAATTAATGTGCTTAAAAGGGCAGATCTTGCTTATATTATAAGAAAATTCAACATAGAGAAGAGGAGACATGATGATGACATGGTTGCCACCACTTTAAAAGTGAAAGAGTGGAACAGTCaaggaaaaaattatgtttttttgttCAAGCAAATTG GAGAAACCTACCCAGGATTGAAGGCAGAAGACTTTGCTCTAGGATTCATGAACGATGATATGGAGAGAAAGCTCAAACAATTCAAAAGGATAATATGCATCGATGGAACCCATGGCACGAACTCAAGACATTATGATCTGACTATAGTTTTAGTCAAAGATGAGAATAAAATCGGTTTCCCGGTGGCTTTCTTATTATCGAATAGACTGGATCAAAccatccaaaatattttttttgatgcTTTGAAATCTAAGATTGGAGAGCCAGTGGACGCAGAATATATTATGACCGATGatgatataaaatattataatgcatggTGTCAG GCAATGGTAACTGAAAGAAAGCCAAGAAGGCTCCTCTGTACTTGGCATGTTATTAAGAATTGGAATATACAGGGGAGAAACAAGTTGAAGAATGTGGACAACAAAAAAGAGATGAAAAATAGAATGCGAAAAATTTTGAAGGAGACTGATGTATCAACATTCCACAAGATGAAAGACGAATATTTCAAGCATTTGGAAGAAGGAcaggaaaatgaatttttgaaatatttaaagaA ttattatttcCAAAGTGAAGAAAGAATCATGATGTGGGCTCACTGCCACAGAGTAAATGTTGGGATTAATACCAACATGGCTATAGAAAGCTTGAATAAAGTATTGAAGTACAATAAAATGAGGGGAAATCAGAATTTACG GGTAGAGAAATTACTGGACACTTTGGAGGAATTGGTAAATGAAAAGATGTGGAAAAACATTATTGACACTGAAAGACCTTCTGCCAATCAATACCAGGCCAGAGTTAACCGAGAAGCTCATTCGAAAGCAGAAAATGGACTGACCGATAAAGTAGTATGCTTAGAAACTGGTGAGTTTAGAGTACCATCGGAATCCGTGAGTAATAAATTTTATATTGTGTCATATAATGAGTTGTGTGATAAGGATTGCACATCTCTATATTGCATTAAGTGCAAAATATGCATCCATAGGTTTAGATGTCAATGTGCAGAGTTTACTATAAAAACTGCCATGTGTAAACATATACATGCAGTTGCTCTGGTCGCAGAGAGAAGCGATTCTGTTTTAGGTGTGAGAACtgtaaatgatgatgatgaggaCAACAACTTATATATATGTCAACCATCAACAAGTAGGGCTGCTTATGAAATGGATGTCCAGAGTGTCGTAGGTGGATCCAGTCAAATTACAAATGATCCAATAGATTCTACTACAAAAGAT TTTCTTTTGAAATACTGCATGTCATTTACTCAAATCTACTAA